From Ascaphus truei isolate aAscTru1 chromosome 20, aAscTru1.hap1, whole genome shotgun sequence, one genomic window encodes:
- the PRKCSH gene encoding LOW QUALITY PROTEIN: glucosidase 2 subunit beta (The sequence of the model RefSeq protein was modified relative to this genomic sequence to represent the inferred CDS: deleted 2 bases in 1 codon), translating to MEILLVLLASLGCFAVEVKRPRGVSLTNRHFYDETRPFTCLDGSKTIPFDRVNDDYCDCADGTDEPGTAACSNGKFHCSNAGYRPQYMPASRVNDGVCDCCDTTDEYNSGAFCQNTCREMGRRAREELQQMAEVTREGLLVKQQLIEEARKGREEKQGKLQDVEQRRQALQTQVEALRTEKEAAEIPEREAKETQKKEWEERRAAESAESDKRRAAEAFAELDQDADRIISASELLSRPELDTDGDGTLSAEEAQSLLGDLDSVDLSRFLDSVWPQIREKFKSEAEPPPPRVDEGTEPHPEMPTEEEEEEEGEEEGEEEDEESEEDHTAPPTKPQGEEPEGPVYDEATQALIDTAQKARSQYEEAEKSLRDMEETIRCVITRLLSALLSLNRSTQVKLSCGKETLVTSTSEPSRCEYLMEFFTPAACRQPQDVLPGDHDEL from the exons atggaGATACTTCTGGTGCTGCTGGCCTCTCTGGGCTGCTTTGCAGTGGAGGTGAAGAGGCCTCGTGGGGTCTCCCTGACCA ACCGCCATTTCTACGATGAGACGAGGCCTTTCACCTGTCTGGATGGATCCAAGACCATTCCCTTCGATCGGGTTAATGACGATTACTGCGACTGCGCAGACGGGACAGACGAGCCCG GTACGGCCGCTTGCTCCAATGGGAAGTTTCACTGCTCCAACGCAGGCTACCGACCCCAGTATATGCCTGCCTCGCGGGTCAACGATGGCGTCTGTG ATTGCTGTGACACCACAGATGAGTATAACAGTGGCGCTTTCTGTCAGAACACGTGCAG GGAGATGGGTAGGAGG GCGCGGGAGGAGCTGCAGCAGATGGCGGAGGTGACCAGGGAAGGACTTCTTGTGAAGCAGCAACTGATAGAAGAGGCcagaaaggggagagaagagaaacaG GGGAAACTGCAGGACGTGGAGCAGAGGCGGCAGGCTCTGCAGACGCAGGTGGAAGCTCTGCGCACAGAGAAAGAAGCCGCGGAAATACCGGAGCGAGAAGCAAAAGAGACGCAGAAGAAAGAGTGGGAAG AGAGGCGAGCGGCAGAGAGCGCGGAGAGCGATAAGCGGCGAGCGGCGGAGGCGTTTGCGGAGCTGGACCAGGACGCAGACAGGAT aatctCGGCCTCTGAGCTGCTCTCCCGGCCGGAGCTGGACACGGACGGGGATGGGACGCTGTCTGCCGAGGAGGCGCAG tCCCTCCTGGGAGATTTGGATTCTGTGGATTTGAGCCGTTTTCTGGATTCCGTTTGGCCTCAAATCCGAGAGAAATTCAAGTCTGAG GCCGAGCCGCCGCCCCCCCGGGTAGATGAGGGGACAGAGCCACATCCAGAAATGCCGaccgaggaagaggaggaggaggaaggtgaggaggaaggagaagaggaggacGAGGAGTCGGAAGAGGATCACACG GCCCCGCCCACCAAGCCACAGGGGGAGGAGCCAGAGGGTCCCGTATACGATGAAGCTACGCAGGCTCTGATAGACA CCGCTCAGAAAGCTCGATCTCAGTATGAAGAAGCCGAGAAATCTCTGCGGGACATGGAGGAGACTATAAGGTGCGTgataacccgcctcctgagtgccttattgtccctg AACCGCAGCACacag GTGAAGCTGTCCTGTGGGAAGGAGACTCTCGTCACCTCCACGTCTGAGCCGAGTCGCTGTGAGTACCTCATGGAATTCTTCACCCCGGCGGCCTGTCGCCAACCGCAGGACGTCCTGCCAGGAGATCACGATGAGctgtga